The Neodiprion fabricii isolate iyNeoFabr1 chromosome 4, iyNeoFabr1.1, whole genome shotgun sequence genome window below encodes:
- the LOC124180601 gene encoding aldo-keto reductase family 1 member A1 — protein MASKMTLTLPTGQVMPALGFGTWQATDAELEAALNTALEAGYRHIDTAPVYENEHVIGKVLHKWLSSGKLKREELFVVSKVPPVGNRPSGVEKWIKRSLKDLQLDYLDLYLIHTPFSLEEVNEDLHPVDKNGEIKLDKSTDHLKIWLEMEKQVEAGRAKAIGLSNFNIKQITKVMSASKLPISNLQIELHVYFQQKELVDFCKKNGITVTAYSPLGSRGLVKLMGKVDSLPDLLSNPVVVKIGERRTKTPAQILLRYTLQRGIAAIPKSTNPDRLRKNIDLFDWELAPEDMNELNALDQGASARVCDFGFFKGIEKHPEFPF, from the exons ATGGCCTCTAAGATGACCTTAACATTGCCAACTGGGCAAGTTATGCCAGCTTTGGGATTTGGAACTTGGCAA GCGACAGATGCTGAGCTAGAGGCTGCACTAAATACAGCTTTGGAAGCAGGCTATAGGCACATAGATACAGCACCAGTATATGAAAATGAACATGTAATTGGTAAGGTACTTCACAAGTGGCTTAGCTCTGGAAAACTGAAGAGGGAAGAACTGTTTGTTGTATCCAAG GTTCCCCCTGTCGGAAATCGACCTTCAGGAGTAGAGAAATGGATTAAAAGATCTCTGAAAGATTTGCAATTGGACTACTTGGATCTTTACTTGATACACACACCGTTTAGTCTGGAGGAAGTAAACGAAGATTTACATCCAGTAGACAAGAATGGCGAAATTAAACTTGACAAAAGCACAgatcatttgaaaatatggtTAGAAATGGAGAAACAAGTTGAGGCTGGTCGCGCAAAAGCAATCGgtctttcaaatttcaatataaagCAGATAACGAAAGTAATGTCAGCATCAAAATTACCAATCTCTAACTTGCAGATAGAACTGCATGTTTACTTCCAACAAAAAGAATTG gttgatttctgcaaaaaaaatggaatcaCAGTGACGGCATATTCCCCGCTGGGATCGAGAGGATTGGTCAAACTAATGGGCAAGGTAGATTCTCTGCCCGATCTGTTATCGAACCCGGTAGTTGTAAAAATAGGGGAACGAAGAACAAAGACACCGGCTCAGATTTTGCTTAGATACACACTTCAGAGAGGAATAGCTGCTATTCCAAAGAGTACCAACCCAGACAGGctcagaaaaaatattgatttatttgatTGGGAACTTGCGCCTGAAGATATGAACGAACTAAACGCATTGGATCAGGGAGCATCGGCCCGGGTTTGCGACTTCGGGTTTTTTAAGGGTATTGAAAAACACCCAGAGTTTCCATTTTAA